A window of Phenylobacterium sp. NIBR 498073 genomic DNA:
AATAGAGGACCTGGGCCTCGGCGGAGTGCAGGTCACCGCCGAACTCGCCCTCGCCCGCCGACTTCACCACCAGGCGATTGACGTCCCCGCCGTACCAGAACTCGCCCTGCCAGCCGTAGGCGTCGTCGCCCGAGGTCGGCCGCACCTCGGCGGTGCTCAGCATGACCTTCCAGGCCTTCCCGCCGCCGTGCTCCTTGGCGAGTTGGGCGCGGGCCGCGGCCATGGCCTCGCGACCAAAGTACCGCTCGGCGGCGTAGTCGGTGGGGGCCGGCGGCGCAGGCGCGTTCCCGGCCGGCGGGACGTTGGCCGGCGCAGGCATCACGTGACCGGCATGCGGGTCTGCGGCGGGCGCAGGCATCGAGTGGCCGGCATGGGGATCGGCCGCCGGGGGCGGCATGGCGTGCCCCGCGTGCGGATCGGCCGCCGGAGCGGCGGCGGGCGGGGCGTGATGCTCGTGCTGTGCGGCGGCGGGCGTGGCCAGCATGAGCGGCGTCGCGGCGAGCGGCGCCAGGGCGGTCAAAAGCTGACGGTTCACGCGGCGTCTCCTTCCAGGGGACGCACGGTCACCACGTTAAACATGCCCGCATGCATATGGTACAGTAGGTGGCAGTGGAACGCCCAGTCGCCGCGCTCGTCGGCGGTGAAGTCGAACGCCACCTTGCCGCCCGGCAGCACGTTGACGGTGTGCTTGCGCGGGTGACGGCCCGGGTTGCCGGTCACCACCTCAAAGAAATGGCCATGCAGGTGGATCGGGTGGGCCATCATCGAGTCGTTGACCAGCACCACGCGGACCCGTTCGTTGTAGCGGAACGGGATCGGGTCCTTAAGGTGGCTGTAACTGACCCCGTCGAACGCCCACATGAAGCGTTCCATGTTGCCGGTCAGGTGGATTTCCAGCTCCCGCGAAGGCGGCCGGGGGTCTGGATTGGGATCGAGCGAGACCAGGTCCTTGAGCGTCAGCACCTTGTGGCCGACGTCCTCCAGCCCCTGCCCCGGATCACCGGTCCGGTCAGCCGGCATCGGCGAGATCATCTGCACGCCCGGGCCAAGCTTGACCTGCGGCGCGTTGCGCGGGTCGAGCATGGACATGCCGGAGTGGTCCATCTCCATGCCTTCCATGCCGGGCATGGCCGAGTGGTCCATCCCCATGTCGCGCATGTTGAGCAGCGGCCGCTTGCGCAGCGGCGGGACCGGCGCGGTCATCCCCAGGCGCGGCGCCAGCGTGGCGCGGCCCATGCCGGAACGGTCCGCGGCCTCGGCGACCAGCGTATAGGCCTGATCGGCCGTCGGCTGGACGACAATGTCGTAGGTTTCGGCCGGAGCGATCTGAAACTCTTCGACGTCCACCGGAACGACGTTCTGACCGTCGGTCTGCACGACGCTGAGCTTCAGGCCCGGAATGCGGACATTGAAGATCGTCATCGCGCCGGCGTTGACGAACCGCAGCCGCACTCGTTCACCAGGGGTGAACAGGCCCGTCCAATTGTCCTTCGGCCCATGGCCGTTGATCAGGAAGGTGTAGGTCGACCCGGTGACGTCCAGGACGTCCGTCGGGTCCATCAGCATCTTGGACCACTCCTTGCGGTCCTTGAACGACTGGTCCTGCCCCTGCAGAAGCCCGGCGACGGTCTGCTTCTGCATGTTGAAGTAGCCGGCGTGCGCCTTCAGCTTCCGGAAGATCTCGTGCGGATGCATGAAGCTGTAGTCGGACAAGACGATCACGTGCTCGCGATCGTATTTCACCGGGTCCTCGCCGGCCGGATCGATGACGATCGGACCGTAGTGTCCCATCTGCTCCTGCAGGCCCGAGTGGCTGTGATACCAGTAGGTGCCCGCCTGACGGACCTTGAACTCGTAGTTGAAGGTCTCGCCCGGCTTGATGCCGGGGAAGCTGACGCCCGGCACCCCATCCATCTCGAACGGCAGCAGCAGTCCGTGCCAGTGGATCGAGGTGTCCTCGTCGAGATTGTTGGTGACTGACAGGCGGACCTGCTGGCCTTCCTTCAGGCGGACCAGCGGCGCCGGCACAGTGCCGTTGACGGTGATCGCATGCCCGGCGCGGCCGTCGACCTTGAACGGCGTGTGGCCGACGGTCAGGGCGATGTTCTCGCCCGACACGGTCGGCAGGGTGCTGGCGATGCCAGGGGTGCCGCTCTGCGCCCAGGCCGGCAGCAGCGCGCTGAGGGCCGCCCCGCCGCCCAGGGCGGACGCTCCACGCAGGAGTTGACGTCGATCCAAGTCCTTCATGGGCGGCCCTTCGAAGCAAAGCCCGCCATGCGCAAGGGAGCGCCGACGGGTCGGGTACAGGTCGTTTCAGTCATGGCGGGAAAAGAACAGGTTCCCATCGTGGGAGGGTCAAGCGAGCAGTCAAAACAGAATACGCGCGCCCGGCCGCTTCCCCTCAGGGTCGCCCGACCAAATCTTCGACCTCCAGCAATTCGGCCAGCCGCCGACGGGCACGATAGACCCGCGTCTCGATAGTCTTGGCCGAAACACCCAGCACCTCGCCGGCGGCCTGCTGGGAAAGCTCCTCAAACACCGTGAGGATCAGAGGCTCCTTGAGCTTGGCCGGAAGGAGAGCGATCGCGCGGTCGAGCGCCCGCCGTTGTTCGGCGGCGATCAGGCCGCTGTCGGCGCGAGGCTGCGGGTCGGGCGCGGCGGCCACCGCCTCGCCGCCCGGATCGGCCCCGAAGAAGGCCCGCCGC
This region includes:
- a CDS encoding copper resistance protein B; protein product: MNRQLLTALAPLAATPLMLATPAAAQHEHHAPPAAAPAADPHAGHAMPPPAADPHAGHSMPAPAADPHAGHVMPAPANVPPAGNAPAPPAPTDYAAERYFGREAMAAARAQLAKEHGGGKAWKVMLSTAEVRPTSGDDAYGWQGEFWYGGDVNRLVVKSAGEGEFGGDLHSAEAQVLYSRAIGPYFDLQAGVRHDFEPGPSRTYATVGFEGVAPYWFELEGAAFLSEKGDLSARLEGAYDLRLTQKLILEPRAEVELAAQEVPELELGSGLTSAELGLRLRYELRRELGPYVGVSYERKFGDTADLARAAGEDVEDTRFVLGVRAWF
- a CDS encoding copper resistance system multicopper oxidase — encoded protein: MKDLDRRQLLRGASALGGGAALSALLPAWAQSGTPGIASTLPTVSGENIALTVGHTPFKVDGRAGHAITVNGTVPAPLVRLKEGQQVRLSVTNNLDEDTSIHWHGLLLPFEMDGVPGVSFPGIKPGETFNYEFKVRQAGTYWYHSHSGLQEQMGHYGPIVIDPAGEDPVKYDREHVIVLSDYSFMHPHEIFRKLKAHAGYFNMQKQTVAGLLQGQDQSFKDRKEWSKMLMDPTDVLDVTGSTYTFLINGHGPKDNWTGLFTPGERVRLRFVNAGAMTIFNVRIPGLKLSVVQTDGQNVVPVDVEEFQIAPAETYDIVVQPTADQAYTLVAEAADRSGMGRATLAPRLGMTAPVPPLRKRPLLNMRDMGMDHSAMPGMEGMEMDHSGMSMLDPRNAPQVKLGPGVQMISPMPADRTGDPGQGLEDVGHKVLTLKDLVSLDPNPDPRPPSRELEIHLTGNMERFMWAFDGVSYSHLKDPIPFRYNERVRVVLVNDSMMAHPIHLHGHFFEVVTGNPGRHPRKHTVNVLPGGKVAFDFTADERGDWAFHCHLLYHMHAGMFNVVTVRPLEGDAA
- a CDS encoding RNA polymerase sigma factor, whose translation is MTGSDEESDAELARRALGGEDHAFTQLMRRHKEWLYRFVRRYVGDADSAYEIVQESFVAAWRNLGRYDAGRSFASWIRAIALNKCRDRGRREAVRRAFFGADPGGEAVAAAPDPQPRADSGLIAAEQRRALDRAIALLPAKLKEPLILTVFEELSQQAAGEVLGVSAKTIETRVYRARRRLAELLEVEDLVGRP